In the Pseudoalteromonas undina genome, one interval contains:
- the folP gene encoding dihydropteroate synthase, which yields MNNKINLARGRVLELSEPVIMGIVNVTPDSFSDGGQFFNTTAALNHAMQLLDEGATILDIGGESTRPGAPDVSLEDELQRVIPLINAIREQSDCVISIDTSKAEVMRQAIEAGADIVNDVRALQEPGAIEVVAQYPDVVVCLMHMQGQPRSMQNAPHYDDLASEINDFFNQRIATCEAAGIKQSQLILDPGFGFGKTLKHNYQILAQFNDYAQLGLPLLAGLSRKSMIGNLLNRDTKDRLAGSLAGALIAAQNGAHIIRVHDVKETADVLGVYQACKQGVL from the coding sequence ATGAATAATAAAATTAACCTTGCACGTGGTCGAGTGCTTGAACTCAGCGAACCCGTTATTATGGGGATAGTAAACGTTACTCCTGATTCATTTTCAGATGGAGGCCAGTTTTTTAATACAACAGCTGCACTCAATCATGCGATGCAGTTACTTGATGAGGGAGCGACTATTTTAGATATCGGTGGTGAATCTACACGCCCGGGTGCTCCCGATGTCAGCCTTGAAGATGAACTACAACGCGTTATCCCACTTATTAATGCTATTCGTGAGCAAAGTGATTGCGTTATTTCAATCGATACCAGTAAAGCTGAAGTCATGCGTCAAGCCATTGAAGCAGGTGCCGATATTGTTAATGATGTGCGAGCACTGCAAGAGCCTGGTGCAATAGAGGTGGTTGCTCAGTATCCTGACGTAGTCGTGTGCTTAATGCATATGCAAGGACAACCGCGAAGTATGCAAAACGCCCCTCACTATGATGATTTAGCAAGCGAGATAAATGACTTTTTTAACCAGCGTATCGCCACATGCGAAGCTGCTGGTATAAAACAAAGCCAGTTAATATTAGACCCAGGTTTTGGATTTGGAAAAACACTTAAACACAATTATCAAATATTGGCTCAATTTAATGACTATGCGCAGCTTGGCTTACCGCTGCTTGCGGGGTTATCACGTAAGTCAATGATTGGTAATTTACTCAACAGAGATACAAAAGATAGATTAGCAGGCAGCTTAGCTGGCGCATTAATAGCTGCACAAAACGGTGCGCATATTATCCGTGTGCATGATGTTAAAGAAACCGCAGACGTGCTTGGCGTATATCAAGCCTGCAAACAAGGAGTACTTTAA